The region AATTTATTGCAAAATCATATCCTTTCATAACAAACTTAGAACATTAACATATAATAAAACTAGTGTCCACATTTAAGAATCATAGAATGACGACCTTTTACCGATTAAGTCAAGTCTCTCGCAGAGTACGTAGAACAAACTCTCTCTCTGCAATGCTCTCTCAACTGAAACAACCATTTTACACAACATTTCAGCAATTTGGTTGGGCTTTCTTacttcaattacatggccgcgcggagatacgaaatttctcttccagTGTTGAAGAAtgtttcacgagtgagcgcagtgaacgagtgaaatattttcaacacaagaagagaaatttcatatctctAAGCGTccatgtaatattctgtttattatatagacaccaatgaaatactaaatcatttcacaaaatgcatcaaaaggcgcgatttttatatgtaaccataacaACAGTGATCGTTTCACATGCGAAGATAGCAtgtcacttggtatttcattggtgtttatataataaatgcaCTTATTTTATCGAGCCCTTTCATGGGAAAACATGATcccaacaaaatgacctgctcccaactgagtggcctcacagctcagttggtagagtatTGCACCTGCATTgcggaggtcatgggttcgaatcccgttggagcctgCTGAATTTTCAGGTgcctataagagacaattgctgaaattgtccagttaggtgcgaggatcacttctacctTTAGACTTCACTTCCAACAATGCATGCCAAGTCAGCTGGGAAATCCAGTAACTTCTGTCAAAACGTTTGAGCAATCGAAAACTGTAACTGAACATTATTGATGGGTTTAAGGCAGCGCACCTGACATTTTACCCCAAGGTCCATTGTTCAAGAGCCAATCAACACTGATCTGTGATCAAAAACAACCGATAGTTTCAATGTTGCCCATCAAAAACGACTTCACAATGtaattttatgctgaaggaaaacaaaagttgAAGTATTGGGCACCGATGGATGCATTCAAGGGAGTCATTTAAGTGACTCTGCTCCTAATACTGACATCTTTATTGCAGACACAAACAAGGAAATAGGTTCTTCAGTCAAGTTTAACTCCCCATTATATGCCTGCATTTACTATTTCATTGTGATGATCTGATCTTTACATTTGCTCAAATTGAAACAATGTGGACACCTCCACCAGAGAAAATCTTGGGTATCCCACTAAGGCACTAATCCAATTTATGCCCATAATTTACGCTGAATTAAAAAAGCGTTAAAGATTCTTAAGACCACAGGGAGCCTGTGGTAGTATATTGCCATTATCTGACCTCAAGGGTCAACTTGTACACTTGATTTTTCAGTTAGAGGCCAGCCATTAGTAACTGTGCTGAGCATAGGCATACCTCTCTGTTCTAATAAGCTTTAAACTGTGTTTGATGAAAGACCTTTTCCTTCCATGCTCTGCGCGGTCGATAGAGAATATCAAATATAGAGTTGACTTTATCTGgatacaaatatttttcaatgatttttcTGATTTGTGCTAAGTGAAACTTGCTGGCTTTGAGCAAATCATACATCTCTTGCAAATGTTCAATGGTTAGGGTTTCTTTATAGTCTCGTCGTTTCATCATTACAACTTCAAGCTTTCGAAAAAGTCTGGGCCGAAGTTTGCCATTCCTTGCGAAGGCTATGACCACCATTGCAAGATCATTTGTCCCAAATGGTTTCAGTTCTCCACGCTGATGCAATTCTTCTTCCACCATTTTGAGCACTTTCTCTTTCAGAGGGTCTACCTTTGAATATGCAAACACAAATGAGGCAAGCATCCAAGGCTGAAACTGGCTGAGATCACgacttaaaatttcattaccCAATGCCAAATAAAACTCAGGTTTATCTGAAACCCCATACTCTGCAAAGGACCAAACTATTGTGCACAGTTCTGCAGAATTAAAATCTGAGAGATCCCTTGAAAATATCTCCTTGTCCAGAGCTTCGAATATCTTATCAACAGCTGGGTGATACTTGGCAAATGCCCAGCAAATTTGAGACAATTCTTTTGTGGAGTAATCTCTCAGATTGCAGTGCAAAATGGCTCTCGCAAGATTCTCGTAAATAACAGAATCTGTCACACATAATTTCGCCATGTAGACCACAATTTTCTGCAACTGATGGGCATCGTAAGCGTCGAGATTCGCCCTTATATCTTGAACAAACATCTGAAAGAACCTTTGTTGCAATTCGTGTTCTAAAAACACGTCTCTCATTTGAGTATCTGTGGAAAAATACTTTGCGATGTACTTAATAACTGCAAATTTTTGAACAGGTGTAAGGTCACGTTTTGATTTCACTCGCGCCCAGTAGAAAATTAGAAGCTTTTTTATGGAAGGGAGCCATTCAATCCGTTTTGTCAGCTTCTCTTCCGGCGTCAAC is a window of Montipora capricornis isolate CH-2021 chromosome 13, ASM3666992v2, whole genome shotgun sequence DNA encoding:
- the LOC138028700 gene encoding uncharacterized protein; its protein translation is MPDLTLSKMPFSRQNSVYSLARVHRQIYLGFLQRISSLVTFCRRSDNRLVQTSTLPTRANKTTFHGSPLKHQVTFLHGSEICLARKIVKAAQKLEKSRERSAELLKILRKKRLEGLANPRPQLTPEEKLTKRIEWLPSIKKLLIFYWARVKSKRDLTPVQKFAVIKYIAKYFSTDTQMRDVFLEHELQQRFFQMFVQDIRANLDAYDAHQLQKIVVYMAKLCVTDSVIYENLARAILHCNLRDYSTKELSQICWAFAKYHPAVDKIFEALDKEIFSRDLSDFNSAELCTIVWSFAEYGVSDKPEFYLALGNEILSRDLSQFQPWMLASFVFAYSKVDPLKEKVLKMVEEELHQRGELKPFGTNDLAMVVIAFARNGKLRPRLFRKLEVVMMKRRDYKETLTIEHLQEMYDLLKASKFHLAQIRKIIEKYLYPDKVNSIFDILYRPRRAWKEKVFHQTQFKAY